A region of Fusarium keratoplasticum isolate Fu6.1 chromosome 6, whole genome shotgun sequence DNA encodes the following proteins:
- a CDS encoding AB hydrolase-1 domain-containing protein yields MAFSLFFAWVTLLCSLIAQVLLKIVFTLVVLLASIAVYRLTFHPLAHIPGPRLAAISSFWHAYHARNGRMAHLGKILHSRYGPVVRVGPNEVWFDTKEAFQAIYSSGSGYEKSDFYLATSLSKPRIDWHLNPHFPDTLDLLSERDVRRYRIQRRMIGPVYQTSNLLQYEAAIDDVINRAIAKLKSFKGAPVELNEWMHIIAVECLGSVVLSWSPGMLKSGTDWGSGSHAYHGWRRKSVFGLFPTIVKLEFLSKTVGRLFSSAWGVNFKTPKNFKPFFVDVGKRVSRRVNAARRPNPPKDSRQDLLTDLIRLHKVRPDFTDNYLRKMAVTNFGAGHETMASTLTSIMAVLGSLQDVQAQVSQEVLATADSSQYSTATRLPIMQALIKEVKRLYPVISMSLPRKVPKGGLHLHGFYFPPNTTVGCNPVALHRNTDVFGPDSHLFNIARWLNVDPDTSRNMERVSLSWGGGSRSCPGRHLAELVVFKLVPSLVKEFKIEAVLPPEDEGRSYFLSMLTGVKTRFIDRQAADSTTETQNPTSNIPKHSIMVQPIVTENALIRGSRIAYGVYGTGTPVVLLHGTPSSSLIWRNVVPKLVEKGFKVHVFDLLGFGLSERPWDSAVDTSMTGQVPILEGLLSLWGLDKTHIIAHDIGGGIAQRLAVFSPERVLSLTLIDVVCFDSYPSKRTKQQMQKGLEYLIKVSDNDHRAHFREWLLQAVKNPAKFEQSSLDSYLEYISGPIGQPSLFEHQVRHYDPKHTMEVAPRLGELEKIPVQLIWGADDSWQVVDWAHKLHEAIPGSELNIVEDAGHFSLEDQPERISELLLSFLNKH; encoded by the exons ATGGCTTTCTCACTTTTCTTCGCCTGGGTGACGCTTCTATGCAGTCTCATAGCCCAGGTACTCCTCAAGATCGTGTTCACCCTCGTTGTGCTACTGGCTTCAATCGCCGTCTACCGATTGACATTTCACCCACTTGCACATATCCCTGGACCCAGGCTGGCTGCTATATCCAGCTTCTGGCACGCATACCATGCGAGAAATGGGCGCATGGCTCATCTTGGAAAGATTTTGCATTCGCGATACGGGCCTGTTGTACGCGTAGGCCCAAACGAAGTGTGGTTCGACACCAAGGAGGCTTTTCAGGCCATCTACA GCAGTGGCAGCGGATATGAAAAGTCGGACTTTTACT TGGCCACCAGCCTGAGCAAACCTCGCATTGACTGGCACCTCAACCCTCACTTTCCCGACACACTCGACCTTCTCTCGGAACGGGATGTGAGGCGGTACCGAATTCAGCGCCGCATGATTGGCCCTGTTTATCAGACGTCCAATCTCCTGCAATACGAGGCTGCTATTGACGATGTCATTAACCGTGCCATCGCCAAGCtgaagagcttcaagggCGCTCCAGTCGAGCTGAATGAGTGGATGCACATCATTGCCGTGGAATGTCTTGGGTCCGTTGTCCTCTCATGGTCGCCCGGAATGCTCAAGAGCGGCACTGATTGGGGATCGGGCTCGCATGCCTATCACGGCTGGAGACGGAAGAGTGTCTTTGGCCTCTTCCCTACAATTGTCAAGCTCGAGTTTCTGTCCAAAACGGTCGGTCGGCTCTTCAGCTCGGCTTGGGGCGTCAATTTCAAGACACCGAAGAACTTCAAGCCATTCTTTGTC GATGTTGGCAAGCGAGTCTCTCGACGTGTCAACGCAGCCAGAAGACCAAACCCGCCCAAGGACAGCCGCCAGGATCTCCTTACAGATCTCATTCGGCTTCACAAGGTCAGGCCCGACTTTACTGACAATTACCTGCGCAAAATGGCCGTGACAAACTTCGGTGCTGGGCATGAGACCATGGCGTCCACTCTgacctccatcatggctgtgCTAGGTTCTCTTCAAGATGTCCAGGCTCAAGTTTCCCAAGAAGTGCTCGCCACGGCAGACTCAAGCCAATATTCTACCGCTACCCGTCTCCCGATAATGCAGgctctcatcaaggaggtCAAACGGCTATACCCTGTTATCAGCATGTCCCTTCCACGAAAGGTTCCCAAAGGCGGTCTTCACCTTCACGGCTTCTATTTCCCACCCAATACAACTGTAGGGTGCAATCCAGTAGCCTTGCACCGAAATACAGACGTCTTCGGTCCCGACTCTCACCTCTTCAACATCGCTCGGTGGCTCAACGTAGACCCCGACACGTCTCGCAACATGGAACGAGTCAGCCTTAGCTGGGGCGGCGGTTCAAGATCCTGTCCTGGGCGGCATTTGGCTGAACTTGTGGTCTTTAAACTTGTCCCATCTCTAGTGAAAGAGTTTAAGATTGAAGCTGTTCTGCCGCCTGAAGACGAAGGTCGCTCATATTTCTTGTCCATGTTGACGGGAGTCAAGACACGATTTATCGACCGACAAGCAGCGGACTCAACGACCGAGACCCAGAATCCG ACAAGCAATATCCCAAAGCATTCAATCATGGTTCAGCCTATCGTCACAGAAAACGCCCTCATCAGAGGTAGCCGTATCGCCTATGGCGTCTACGGCACCGGCACTCCAGTCGTCCTCCTTCACGGAActccctcttcatctctcaTCTGGCGAAACGTCGTCCCCAAGCTCGTCGAGAAAGGCTTCAAGGTGCACGTCTTTGATCtccttggctttggccttTCTGAGCGCCCCTGGGACTCTGCCGTGGACACGTCCATGACAGGACAGGTTCCCATTCTGGAAGGTCTTCTATCATTGTGGGGACTGGACAAGACTCATATCATCGCCCATGACATTGGAGGTGGTATCGCTCAGCGGCTGGCCGTGTTCTCACCAGAGAGGGTGCTGTCGTTGACACTCATCGACGTGGTGTGCTTCGACAGCTACCCCTCGAAGCGGACCAAGCAGCAGATGCAGAAGGGCCTCGAGTATCTCATCAAAGTGAGCGACAACGATCATCGCGCTCATTTTAGAGAGTGGCTGCTTCAAGCTGTCAAGAACCCTGCCAAGTTCGAACAATCGAGTTTGGACTCCTACTTGGAATACATCTCCGGCCCCATCGGCCAACCGAGCTTGTTTGAGCATCAGGTTCGACATTATGATCCTAAGCACACGATGGAAGTGGCCCCTCGCCTTggtgagctggagaagatACCTGTGCAGTTGATTTGGGGCGCGGATGATTCCTGGCAGGTCGTTGACTGGGCTCATAAGCTCCATGAAGCTATTCCGGGATCTGAGCTCAACATTGTGGAGGATGCAGGGCACTTTTCGCTGGAAGACCAACCTGAAAGGATTTCTGAGCTTCTTCTATCATTTCTGAACAAGCACTGA
- a CDS encoding MFS domain-containing protein, protein MSASSTCTDRHPGEDEEQPPPMTQDLEKQPESSTEDAPPAYSIFTTWQKRFIVLAAASTALFSPMTAQIYFPALPAIAKDLDVTISQVNLSVTTYMIFQGVTPMFIGSLADSGGRRPAYVVCFTLYIAANIGLALTPSYGALLGLRCLQSAGSASTVTLCYAVVADVITSAERGQYIGLTAVPVVLGPALGPVIGGLLAQYLGWRSIFWFLTIFAGVAIALVVIFYPETCRRIVGDGSIPPPPAYRSLWQILKSRRTRMSAAKPDLSRQASHGSKKEKTFKFKAPNVLESVLMLFEKETGLLLGFSSLCFAGFYCIATAMPTLFSRIYGFNEIQNGLMFLPIAAGSVIASFIAGAFTNRNFERHCIKLGIPYEKSRQPDLSGFPIERARLEIGFPLMLMSIVMLIGWGWAVDAKTHVAVPCVLSGLMGVGIVGFNNTTSSLLIDIHPGKPGTASAANNLTRCLIGAGASAAIVPMVDALGVGWAFTLVAGILLLGCPAMILLMARGIKWREELRIKKEKKRKAKEGQE, encoded by the coding sequence ATGAGTGCTTCTTCGACATGTACCGATCGCCACCCTggcgaagacgaggagcaaCCTCCCCCTATGACCCAAGATCTGGAGAAACAACCTGAATCATCAACTGAAGATGCACCTCCTGCCTATTCAATCTTTACGACATGGCAAAAACGCTTCATCGTGTTGGCAGCAGCCTCTACCGCCCTGTTCTCCCCCATGACGGCCCAGATCTACTTCCCAGCCTTGCCCGCCATCGCCAAAGACCTGGACGTGACCATCTCGCAGGTCAACCTCAGCGTCACGACTTACATGATCTTTCAGGGTGTCACGCCCATGTTTATTGGATCTCTGGCTGATAGTGGTGGGAGAAGACCTGCATATGTTGTCTGCTTCACCCTCTACATCGCTGCCAACATTGGACTGGCGCTTACACCCAGCTATGGCGCCCTTTTGGGTCTGCGGTGTCTTCAATCCGCTGGCTCTGCAAGCACAGTTACTTTATGCTACGCCGTCGTCGCAGATGTCATCACCTCTGCAGAAAGAGGCCAATACATTGGCCTGACTGCTGTACCTGTCGTCCTTGGCCCAGCTCTAGGCCCTGTCatcggtggccttctcgccCAGTACCTTGGCTGGAGATCCATCTTCTGGTTCCTCACAATCTTTGCCGGAGTAgccatcgccctcgtcgtcataTTCTACCCAGAAACATGTCGTCGCATCGTGGGCGACGGTTCAATCCCTCCACCCCCTGCGTATCGGTCTTTGTGGCAGATACTAAAATCCCGACGGACTCGGATGTCAGCAGCCAAGCCCGACCTCAGCCGCCAAGCTTCTCACGGCTctaaaaaggaaaagacaTTTAAATTCAAGGCGCCAAATGTCCTCGAGTCGGTTTTGATGCTGTTTGAGAAAGAGACGGGTCTGTTGCTTGGCTTCAGCAGTTTGTGCTTTGCTGGCTTTTACTGCATTGCTACAGCCATGCCCACTCTATTCTCGAGGATCTACGGCTTCAACGAGATCCAAAACGGTCTCATGTTCCTTCCAATTGCAGCTGGTTCTGTAATCGCATCATTCATCGCTGGTGCTTTCACCAACCGCAACTTCGAGCGTCACTGCATCAAGCTGGGCATCCCCTACGAGAAGAGCCGTCAGCCAGACCTTTCAGGCTTTCCAATTGAGCGCGCTCGACTCGAAATCGGTTTCCCACTCATGCTCATGTCAATCGTCATGCTCATCGGCTGGGGTTGGGCAGTTGACGCCAAGACGCACGTCGCCGTGCCCTGCGTGCTAAGCGGCCTGATGGGAGTTGGCATCGTGGGCTTCAATAACACAACCAGCTCACTACTAATTGACATTCACCCGGGAAAGCCAGGGACCGCGAGTGCCGCCAACAATCTGACTCGATGTCTgattggagctggagctagTGCCGCGATCGTTCCCATGGTTGATGCTTTGGGTGTGGGTTGGGCGTTTACTCTGGTGGCAGGGATACTGTTACTTGGGTGCCCAGCCATGATCCTCCTGATGGCTCGGGGGATTAAATGGCGAGAGGAGCTGAGGATcaaaaaagagaagaagaggaaagcAAAGGAGGGACAGGAGTGA
- a CDS encoding PKS-ER domain-containing protein — protein sequence MPTQTRKALVVRDHAGKLSLVQEQLPMPQPGPNQALVKVFTAAQNPTDVLCFDNKIFGNGAVLGCDFTGKVEALGSNVTRLKVGDTIAGLIWGGEIEGQGAYSEYTLADEKICFKVPDNIPLEQAVTVPLAATTAWLALFRSQSLAIDRTAGSDVQLLIWAGSTSVGLYAVQIAALFGFQVATVCSPRHFPLLHSHGAKYIFDYKDPDVIQKIRKALPDIKYIFDTIGTESSSGRASRAMSDSGGVLCTVRPGKEFTGKVTARTKVTSVLVFTSFLKDHQMGATLFPASEEDHQLASEFYEELPCLLSENKIRPNTPWVINGLDGITEGFQAYRDGKISGYKVVYDLEG from the exons ATGCCCACACAGACCCGAAAAGCCTTGGTAGTCAGAGATCACGCAGGGAAGCTCTCTCTGGTTCAGGAGCAGCTTCCCATGCCTCAACCCGGTCCAAACCAAGCACTTGTCAAGGTCTTTACCGCAGCACAAAACCCAACGGATGTGCTGTGTTTCGATAACAAGATTTTCGGCAACGGCGCTGTTTTAGGCTGTGACTTTACCGGAAAGGTCGAAGCCCTTGGAAGTAATGTCACGCGCTTGAAGGTTGGAGACACCATCGCCGGCCTTATCTGGGGAG GCGAGATcgaaggccaaggagcctACAGTGAATACACACTTGCTGACGAGAAGATCTGCTTCAAAGTCCCTGACAACATCCCTCTCGAGCAGGCCGTCACTGTCCCGTTGGCAGCTACGACAGCTTGGTTGGCCTTATTTCGGTCCCAGAGCCTTGCCATTGACCGAACTGCAGGGTCAGATGTGCAATTGCTCATTTGGGCAGGAAGCA CTAGTGTTGGGCTCTACGCTGTTCAGATTGCGGCCCTGTTCGGTTTTCAAGTTGCGACAGTGTGCAGTCCACGACATTTCCCACTTCTTCACTCTCATGGAGCCAAATACATCTTCGATTACAAAGATCCTGACGTAATTCAGAAGATCCGAAAGGCTCTTCCTGATATCAAGTACATCTTTGACACCATCGGGACTGAAAGCTCGTCCGGAAGGGCATCTCGAGCCATGAGTGATTCAGGGGGTGTTTTATGCACCGTCCGTCCGGGAAAGGAGTTCACTGGAAAGGTCACAGCGCGGACAAAGGTGACGTCGGTTCTTGTGTTTACCTCGTTTCTCAAGGACCACCAGATGGGCGCAACTCTTTTCCCG GCTTCTGAGGAGGATCACCAGCTTGCTTCTGAATTTTATGAAGAGCTCCCTTGCCTACTGTCTGAGAACAAAATCCGTCCGAATACTCCATGGGTTATCAATGGGCTCGATGGGATCACAGAGGGCTTTCAGGCTTACAGGGATGGTAAAATCTCTGGATACAAAGTCGTATATGATCTTGAGGGATAA
- a CDS encoding Protein transport protein BOS1: protein MNISYNSALRQSKSLRAELSNLNTKPQASPAEIGNVSASIASFTKTLDEYQSLARQEIVPKKQDEAFERVKRFREDLSDFRSQVDSLKKVREDAQHQANRTELLGRRPYNATPENPYANATTTTQSTFQPRHSSHPSGPLTTGSPDEMREAHAFREQNFFANTNQALDDYIARGQAVLGDLGQQREMMKNTQKRLYNVANTLGVSGDTIRMVERRAREDKWIFFAGVVIFFLFCWLVLHFLR, encoded by the exons ATG AATATCTCGTATAATTCTGCCTTGCGGCAGAGCAAGTCTCTCCGCGCGGAgctctccaacctcaacaccaaacccCAAGCATCTCCAGCTGAGATCGGCAACGTGTCTGCCTCGATCGCCTCCTtcaccaagaccctcgacGAGTATCAGAGCCTCGCGCGCCAGGAGATCGTACCCAAAAAGCAGGATGAGGCATTCGAGCGAGTAAAGAGGTTCCGCGAGGACCTGTCCGACTTTCGATCGCAAGTCGATTCGCTAAAGAAGGTCCGCGAAGACGCACAGCATCAGGCCAATCGCACAGAACTACTCGGGCGAAGACCGTACAATGCGACACCCGAAAATCCTTATGCGAATGCTACTACGACAACGCAATCTActtttcaacctcgacacTCATCCCATCCTAGCGGCCCCTTGACGACTGGCTCCCCCGACGAGATGCGTGAGGCGCATGCGTTCCGAGAGCAAAACTTCTTTGCAAACACGAATCAGGCGCTGGATGACTACATAGCCCGTGGGCAGGCAGTTCTTGGCGACCTTGGCCAGCAAcgcgagatgatgaagaacaCACAGAAGCGACTTTACAATGTGGCCAACACTCTGGGTGTTAGTGGAGACACCATTCGCATGGTCGAGCGGCGCGCGCGCGAGGATAAATGGATCTTCTTTGCCGGAGtggtcatcttcttcctgttCTGCTGGCTGGTACTTCATTTCTtgcgatga
- a CDS encoding Thiamine pyrophosphokinase → MASQTFEWRPAKLLQEYDSPQDFALLILNQPLKNGVNLRKLWKNSSVRVAADGGANRLHKLSSFHGKYSNLQLIIGDLDSLTPAVRNFYSSQPSPATVIHDADQESTDFGKAINWIRKEYPNGIDIVALGGIGGRVDQGLSQLHHLYLFQTDPNYASGRIYLLSGFSLTFLLKPGTHNIQVREDGEEDSFGKHVGIIPLKEPANITTHGFEWDVTDWHTEIGGRLSTSNHILPDVQVVQVTTDKDVLFTVALKQGEGEDHD, encoded by the exons ATGGCATCTCAGACGTTCGAATGGCGGCCCGCGAAGCTGCTGCAGGAATACGACAGTCCTCAAGACTTTGCTCTACTCATCTTGAACCAGCCTTTGAAGAATGGAGTTAACCTGCGCAAGCTCTGGAAGAACT CTTCGGTGAGAGTGGCAGCCGATGGCGGAGCCAACCGACTCCACAAGCTCTCATCCTTCCACGGCAAATAC TCCaacctccagctcatcatcggcgACCTCGACTCTCTCACCCCAGCAGTTCGCAATTTCTACTCTTCCCAACCGTCGCCTGCAACCGTCATCCACGACGCCGACCAAGAGTCAACCGACTTTGGCAAGGCCATCAACTGGATTCGAAAAGAGTACCCCAACGGAATCGATATCGTCGCTCTCGGGGGCATCGGCGGTCGCGTTGACCAAGGCCTCTCGCAGCTTCACCACCTCTACCTCTTCCAGACAGACCCAAACTACGCCTCTGGCAGAATTTACCTCCTCTCCGGCTTCAGCCTCACCTTCCTGCTCAAGCCCGGCACGCACAACATCCAGGTCCgcgaggacggcgaggaggactcCTTTGGCAAGCACGTTGGCATCATCCCTCTCAAGGAGCCCGCCAACATCACGACGCATGGCTTCGAGTGGGACGTGACCGACTGGCACACCGAGATTGGCGGACGCCTCAGCACGAGCAACCACATCCTGCCCGATGTGCAGGTCGTGCAGGTCACGACGGACAAGGACGTACTCTTCACGGTGGCGCTCAAACAGGGCGAGGGTGAAGACCACGACTAG
- a CDS encoding Mitochondrial intermembrane space import and assembly protein 40 produces the protein MYRTTLRSASRPVIASLRSSTLRAAPRRFASTAAPADKSRTWKSSVARLGLAAAAVYYYNTSPVFAEEAASQKIAAPAAFSDDDLPTVDSVLEEKRKQIKKQSPEKKPAESPEPETGAQSTVAADGSPAALEEEAGQQGAFNPETGEINWDCPCLGGMAHGPCGEEFKTAFSCFVFSTEEPKGMDCIDKFQGMQECFKKYPEIYGAELADDEDGAPTPDFGDEQPAPDAQKTSAEPIAQSTPTPPPQEAQKESPKVQPEAAPVEKKPEEEKKPEEPKVEVPRKTLESEPLQSHDATAANAEIKILEQEAARKKAEQKK, from the exons ATGTATCGTACAACCTTGCGATCGGCCTCGAGGCCTGTAATTGCTAGTCTGCGCTCCAGCACCCTCCGCGCCGCTCCGAGACGATTCGCTTCTACTGCTGCTCCTGCCGACAAGTCCCGGACATGGAAGAGCTCCGTTGCGCGATTGGGTCTGGCCGCTGCGGCTGTGTATTACTACAACACCAGCCCGGTCTttgctgaggaggctgctt CACAAAAGATTGCCGCACCCGCTGCCTTTTCCGACGATGATCTTCCCACAGTCGACTCCgttctcgaggagaagcggaaacagatcaagaagcagagccCCGAAAAGAAGCCCGCCGAATCGCCCGAGCCCGAGACTGGTGCACAGAGCACAGTAGCCGCCGATGGATCACCCGCTGcattggaggaggaggccggcCAGCAGGGCGCCTTTAACCCCGAGACTGGAGAGATCAACTGGGACTGCCCTTGCCTGGGTGGCATGGCTCATGGACCTTGCGGCGAGGAGTTCAAGACTGCCTTCAGTTGCTTCGTGTTCTCAACTGAGGAGCCCAAGGGAATGGACTGCATCGACAAGTTCCA GGGCATGCAAGAGTGCTTCAAGAAGTACCCCGAGATTTATGGCGCTGAGCtagccgacgacgaggacggtgCCCCTACCCCCGACTTTGGCGACGAGCAGCCCGCCCCCGATGCCCAAAAGACTTCCGCCGAGCCCATCGCCCAATCCACACCAACGCCTCCTCCCCAAGAGGCTCAGAAGGAGTCACCAAAGGTCCAGCCCGAGGCTGCTCCCGTAGAaaagaagcccgaggaggagaagaagccagaagagCCCAAGGTTGAGGTGCCCAGGAAGACCTTGGAGTCGGAGCCTCTGCAATCCCACGACGCAACTGCTGCGAATGCAGAGATTAAGATTCTTGAGCAGGAGGCTGCACGAAAGAAGGCCGAGCAGaagaagtaa
- a CDS encoding D-ser-dehydrat domain-containing protein — MDHSLENYKSYIGKPISELPTPSLVINLPVLKHNVDTLHRDVEKLGIGFRPHVKTLKSLEVTRMMLAGGKYRGIVASTIPEIQGALPLVKEGILDECLYGLPVYPSVLPRLVELRKSLRILLMVDNEQQIALLEQSDLSKQPWDIFVKLDVGSHRAGVETNSQALHSLVERAEKSSAVSIYGFYCHAGHSYAGRSRNEAEETLNVEVSSVLSAAKLLPSDRNIVISVGSTPTAHVVESLKASLPANIKLELHAGNFPSNDLQQVSTGLVTEAQQAVSVAAEVCSVYPERNEALVNAGVIALSREASAFTGFGRVVGKQAWGVVRLSQEHGILGTSEEGRRVEDDFEVGQRVELWCNHACITAAAFYVYYVADEEGISCETIPLSVITLNTSPHITQVIMSYADVAASGPKQSPQDAAAPQPPEIISTESASTASLIDVDLPSVHTVNSEFLDQPVKTETQAARIEREEEAREEKRKRDAAAAKARQTDNWLIRQFSRLSDGSATGLVIANFATVVGLSAYLGYKGWGLYEKGKLDWKAVGIGAGILASVSAAEGVLGRYLYKGKKGGS, encoded by the exons ATGGATCACTCACTCGAAAACTACAAATCCTACATCGGAAAGCCCATTTCCGAGCTCCCCACGCCATCCCTCGTCATCAATCTCCCCGTCCTCAAGCACAATGTCGATACCCTACACCGCGACGTCGAGAAGCTCGGCATCGGTTTCAGACCTCATGTAAAAACGCTCAAG TCCCTCGaggtgacgaggatgatgctcgCGGGCGGCAAATACAGGGGTATTGTCGCCTCCACCATTCCCGAGATCCAGGGTGCCCTGCCCCTGGTGAAAGAGGGCATCCTAGACGAG TGTCTCTACGGTCTTCCTGTCTACCCTAGTGTTCTGCCAAGACTGGTTGAGCTCCGAAAATCACTACGCATCCTCCTCATGGTGGACAATGAGCAGCAAATAGCGCTCCTCGAGCAGTCGGACTTGAGCAAACAGCCCTGGGACATCTTTGTCAAGCTAGATGTCGGCTCGCACCGAGCGGGGGTGGAGACCAACAGCCAAGCCCTCCATAGCCTGGTAGAGCGCGCCGAAAAGTCATCGGCAGTTAGCATCTACGGATTTTACTGTCACGCCGGACACTCGTACGCGGGCAGGTCGCGAAACGAAGCTGAGGAAACCCTCAACGTTGAAGTGTCGAGCGTGCTCTCGGCAGCCAAACTCCTCCCCTCAGATCGCAACATCGTCATCTCGGTGGGCAGCACACCAACAGCACACGTAGTGGAGAGCCTCAAGGCTTCGTTGCCAGCCAACATCAAGCTCGAACTCCACGCAGGCAATTTCCCCAGCAACGACCTTCAGCAAGTATCCACGGGGCTGGTGACCGAAGCCCAGCAAGCCGTCTCGGTGGCGGCCGAGGTGTGCAGCGTGTACCCGGAGAGGAACGAGGCGCTCGTCAACGCGGGCGTGATTGCGCTGTCGCGCGAGGCGAGCGCCTTCACCGGATTCGGCCGCGTGGTGGGCAAGCAGGCGTGGGGCGTGGTGCGACTCTCGCAGGAACACGGCATCTTGGGCACCAGCGAGGAGGGACGAAGGGTCGAGGACGACTTCGAGGTTGGGCAGCGGGTCGAATTGTGGTGCAATCACGCATGCATCACTGCGGCGGCGTTTTACGTGTATTATGTCgctgatgaagaagggatc TCTTGCGAGACAATACCACTCTCAGTAATCACCCTCAACACCTCTCCTCACATCACACAAGTCATCA TGTCTTACGCCGACGTTGCTGCCAGCGGACCCAAGCAGTCCCCCCAGGAC gctgctgctcctcagcctcctgaGATCATCTCCACTGAGTCCGCCTCCACCGCTTCCCTCATCGACGTTGACCTGCCGTCTGTGCACACCGTCAACTCCGAGTTCCTCGACCAGCCCGTCAAGACCGAGACCCAAGCGGCTCGCAtcgagagagaagaggaggctcgTGAGGAGAAGCGAAAGCGTGAcgccgctgccgccaagGCCCGCCAAACCGACAACTGGCTGATCCGGCAATTTTCTCGTCTTTCCGATGGCAGCGCTACCGGCCTTGTTATTGCCAACTTTGCTACCGTTGTCGGCCTGAGTGCGTACCTGGGCTACAAGGGCTGGGGTCTGTACGAGAAGGGCAAGCTTGACTGGAAGGCCGTCGGCATCGGTGCCGGTATCCTCGCCAGTGTGAGCGCGGCGGAGGGTGTCCTTGGACGGTATCTgtacaagggcaagaagggtggTTCCTAG